The genome window CTTTTGCTGAGTTCATCGGTGATTTTTAACATAGAAAAACCCGCCTTCACCGCCAGCTCTGCATGAGCTTTTACATCCAGCGGCGCATTCCAGAACGCCATTACCATATCGCCCACGTATTTATCTATGGTGCCCTGATGCTCAAAAATAGTTTTGGTAATGGGCGAAAAGTAGCGATTTAACAAGGATTTCAGTTCGGTCGCTGTCAGTTTCTCTGACAAGTTGGTAAAACCACGGATATCTGAAAATAACACCGACATCTCTTTTCTTTTACCATCCAGACTTACGCTTTCAGGGTGATTCAGCATTTCATCTATATGAGCTGGGGGTACGTACTGGTCGAAAATTGATTTAATCCGGGCTTTTTGTTGTGAAGCGCCAAAAAAGCCATAGATTAAATTCAGCAAAGTCAGGCCTAAAATCAGTAACAGACTGGACGTTAAGGGTAAATCCAGCTTCAAAACTTGCCAGCTGTACAAGTTGCCCCCCAAGGTCAGCAGTAACAGACTGCCTCCTGTTAAAGCCAGGCTGACAGGGCCTAAAGCAGGAAACAACAAACTCATCAGAACACCCAGTACCACTAAAAACAAAAACACCAGAGCCTCAGCCCAATCCGGATGAGAGTGAATTAACTCCGGATAAATTAAGCCTTCAAATACATTGGCGTGCACTTCTACGCCTGGGTATTGCACACCAACAGGAGTCGAACGTAAATCAGCGTGGCCTACCGCAGAAGTGCCGACAAAAACGACTGCATCTTTTAACAGCGCTTTATCCACTGCCCCATGCACTACATCAACAGCGGAAATATAAGGAAAACTGCGCGCAGGACCTCGATAAGGAATAAGCACTCTGCCGTATAAGTCGGTGTTAATGCGGGTATTGCCCACTGTAACACCCACTATGGTATTAATTTGCTGCAATGGCGCAGTTTCTACTTCCAGCTGCTGAGCCAATGCATATAAACGGGCAGCCTCCAACGCCAGTGACGGATAAACTTTGTCCTGATAGCGGATGAGCAAAGCAGCCTGGCGGATAAAACCGTCAGGATCGGGAGATGAATTAATAAAACCTGTTCCAGCACTTTGTTGCTGAAGTACAGCCGTATTGGCGACATAACCGGCAAACTGACTGACAGAACTTTGACTGGCTTCAGAATCCACAGACACATAGGTTTCAGGCAACTGCCCCACAGCCAGTTGTTCCCGCTGGAATAAAAACCCCAGAACTACGTCTTTGTTTTCAAGGCTTGAGGCAAACTGATGGTCTGCATCTAACAGTGGTGCTATCTGCTGTAATTCCGCCGTCGTTTCAGCAGATAACCGCTGCTGGCCGGACTGCAACACTTGTTGTGCCGGGTTGCGCTCAGGCTCGGAAAAAATCACATCAAAAGCGACCACCGAAGCACCAGCCGCAGTTAATTGCTCCAGCATCTGCGCCACTATTTGGCGACTCCATGGCCAACGACCCAGTTGCTTCAGACTTTTTTCGTCAATATCAACTATCACTACAGGTAAGTCTTTGACCTCTCTGTACGACAGCATCAGTTTTAATCTACTGTCGTACAGCAAACCATCAAGACGCTTTAACACTGACTGTTCTGAATAGACAGCACTCAACTGAGCCAGCACCAGCACTCCACTAAACAGCAGGCTACAAAACAAAATCCATTGATGGCGTCGCCAATACTTCAGCACCAGATTTCCATTCCTTCCTGCGCCATCACCACTTCAGGGCGCTGCGCACTAAACTGCTGCGCCAGTTCATCCAATTGCAGATCAGTGCGGACCGGATCATGGCTGAAAATGACCAGCTTTTTCACTTGAGCTTCTTTGGCTAACACCACCGCCTGACTGACCAGTGAATGACCCCAGCCCAACTTATAGGGCATATCTGCTTCCAGATATTGGCCATCGTGGATCAACAAGTCGACTCCTGCGACAAACTCTAGCCACCGCGCTCTTGAAGTGAATTCTTGCTGTGGCGGAAACAGCTCATTATCTGTGACATAAGCCAAAGCTTGTCCGTCTGCGGTAATACGATAAGCACTGCCAGAACCCGGATGATTCAACCGGCAACGCTGGATATAAAAATCTCCCAACTGCCACTGATCGTCCGCTATAGGAGTAATACGGATCACTGAAGGCAGTTGCTCTGGCGCTACAGGAAAAAACTCGCCTGACA of Rheinheimera sp. MM224 contains these proteins:
- a CDS encoding CHASE2 domain-containing protein translates to MLKYWRRHQWILFCSLLFSGVLVLAQLSAVYSEQSVLKRLDGLLYDSRLKLMLSYREVKDLPVVIVDIDEKSLKQLGRWPWSRQIVAQMLEQLTAAGASVVAFDVIFSEPERNPAQQVLQSGQQRLSAETTAELQQIAPLLDADHQFASSLENKDVVLGFLFQREQLAVGQLPETYVSVDSEASQSSVSQFAGYVANTAVLQQQSAGTGFINSSPDPDGFIRQAALLIRYQDKVYPSLALEAARLYALAQQLEVETAPLQQINTIVGVTVGNTRINTDLYGRVLIPYRGPARSFPYISAVDVVHGAVDKALLKDAVVFVGTSAVGHADLRSTPVGVQYPGVEVHANVFEGLIYPELIHSHPDWAEALVFLFLVVLGVLMSLLFPALGPVSLALTGGSLLLLTLGGNLYSWQVLKLDLPLTSSLLLILGLTLLNLIYGFFGASQQKARIKSIFDQYVPPAHIDEMLNHPESVSLDGKRKEMSVLFSDIRGFTNLSEKLTATELKSLLNRYFSPITKTIFEHQGTIDKYVGDMVMAFWNAPLDVKAHAELAVKAGFSMLKITDELSKSFVLDGLPAIDIGVGINTGEMNVGDMGSEYRRAYTVLGDAVNLGSRLESLTKYYGVRFLVSQMTAQQCQNMTFRTIDKVKVKGKTEAVIIYEPVDPDLLTNPDFVAALQRHEQALVLYWQQDWNEAEQLWASLYQCYNDKLYSLYLERLTHYRTHQTGADWDGVYTHAEK
- a CDS encoding MBL fold metallo-hydrolase; amino-acid sequence: MQIKFYGVRGSIPTPGVDTQRYGGNTPCVLLTSQSGQQLILDSGTGIRLLGQELMAGTEELVLLLSHNHWDHIQGFPFFAPAYQPGRQIRIIPGHTLNAEHDAILKQMSGEFFPVAPEQLPSVIRITPIADDQWQLGDFYIQRCRLNHPGSGSAYRITADGQALAYVTDNELFPPQQEFTSRARWLEFVAGVDLLIHDGQYLEADMPYKLGWGHSLVSQAVVLAKEAQVKKLVIFSHDPVRTDLQLDELAQQFSAQRPEVVMAQEGMEIWC